The following are from one region of the Mustela lutreola isolate mMusLut2 chromosome 7, mMusLut2.pri, whole genome shotgun sequence genome:
- the TTBK2 gene encoding tau-tubulin kinase 2 isoform X3: MQLQGRNLADLRRSQSRGTFTISTTLRLGRQILESIESIHSVGFLHRDIKPSNFAMGRFPSTCRKCYMLDFGLARQFTNSCGDVRPPRAVAGFRGTVRYASINAHRNREMGRHDDLWSLFYMLVEFVVGQLPWRKIKDKEQVGSIKERYDHRLMLKHLPPEFSIFLDHISSLDYFTKPDYQLLTSVFDNSIKTFGVIESDPFDWEKTGTDGSLTTTTTSTTPQLHTRLTPAAIGIANATPIPGDLLRENTDEVFPDEQLSDGENGIPVGVSPDKLPGSLGHPRPQEKDVWEEMDANRNKIKLGICKAATEEENSHGQVNGILNAPSLGSPIRVRSEITQPDRDVPLVRKLRSIHSFELEKRLTLESKPDTDKFLETCLEKMQKDSSAGKESVLPSLLHKPCVPAMSRTDHIWHYDEEYLPDASKPASANTPEQADGGASNGFIAVNLSSCKQEVDSKEWVIVDKEQDLRDFRTNEALGHKTTGSPSDEEPEVLQVLEESPQDEKLLLGPWAESNHLQKEPSGVVLALSGECPATAASEQYTDRLELQAGTAGQFAAVTPTSPMEAQAEGPLTAITIPRPSVASTQSTSGSFHYGQQQEKKDLQPVEPTVELYSPKENFSGLVATEGEPPSGGSRTDLGLQIDHTGHDLLANIRECNKSQDLGPNDHPDHNRLALRELESLPRETEEKSNLLRSDNEDEKLSKGQHYIEIASLPGDLVTVERDHSATTEPLDVAKTHTFSVVPNQDKNHEIMKLLEVETSEVSSQVIDPHVEGQIGQVAAMQKGKPSKDDDVRSADLPGQQGDLSTFLHQEGKREKMAPRNGELFHCVSESEHCPPSRKDVIRSSFVTRHSRIPVLAQEIDSTFESSSAVSAKEKLLQKKAYQPDLVRLLVEKRQLKSFLGDLSSASDKLLEERLATVPTPFSEEEVFAPFSRLAIDSHLSRSAEDSFLSPIICQSRKSKIPRPVSWVNTDQVSSATSAQFLPRPPPGKPPTRPGVEARLRRYKVLGSSNSDSDLFSRLAQILQNGSQKPRGTPQCKSPGSPHNPKTPPKSPVVPRRSPSASPRSSSLPRTSSSSPSRAARPHHDQRSSSPHLGRSKSPPSHSGSSSSRRSCQQEHCKPSKNGLKGSSSLHHHSASTKAPPGKSKSATKLSR, translated from the exons GAAATGGGAAGACATGATGACCTTTGGTCCTTATTCTACATGTTGGTGGAGTTTGTGGTTGGTCAGCTgccttggagaaaaataaaggacaag GAGCAAGTAGGTTCTATTAAGGAGAGGTATGACCACAGGCTTATGTTGAAACATCTCCCTCCAGAATTCAGCATCTTTTTGGATCACATCTCCTCTTTGGATTATTTTACAAAACCAGACTACCAG CTTCTGACATCCGTGTTTGACAATAGCATCAAGACCTTTGGAGTAATTGAGAGTGATCCTTTTGACTGGGAGAAGACTGGAACAGATGGCTCCCTGACCACCACTACTACTTCTACCACCCCTCAGCTGCACACCCGCCTGACCCCCGCGGCCATCGG AATTGCCAATGCCACTCCCATCCCAGGAGACTTGCTTCGGGAAAATACAGATGAGGTGTTTCCAGATGAACAGCTTAGTGATGGGGAGAATGGCATCCCTGTTGGTGTGTCACCAGATAAATTGCCGGGATCTTTGGGACACCCACGTCCCCAGGAGAAGGATGTCTGGGAAGAGATGGATGCCAACAGGAACAAGATAAAGCTTGGGATTTGTAAG GCTGCTACCGAGGAAGAGAATAGCCACGGTCAAGTAAATGGTATTCTGAATGCTCCAAGCCTTGGTTCCCCAATTCGTGTCCGCTCTGAGATTACTCAGCCAGACAGAGATGTTCCATTGGTGCGGAAGTTACGTTCCATCCACAGCTTTGAGCTGGAAAAACGTCTGACACTGGAGTCAAAGCCAGATACGGACAAGTTTCTTGAGACCtg cCTGGAGAAAATGCAGAAAGATTCCAGTGCAGGCAAGGAATCTGttctcccttctctgcttcaTAAGCCTTGTGTTCCCGCCATGTCCCGTACTGACCACATCTGGCACTATGATGAGGAATATCTTCCAGATGCTTCAAAGCCTGCCTCTGCCAATACCCCTGAACAGGCAGATGGCGGTGCCAGCAATGGATTTATAGCAGTTAACTTGAGCTCCTGCAAGCAGGAGGTTGATTCCAAAGAATGGGTGATTGTGGACAAGGAGCAGGACCTTCGGGATTTTAGGACAAATGAGGCTTTAGGTCATAAAACAACTGGAAGCCCTTCTGATGAGGAGCCTGAAGTCCTTCAAGTCCTAGAGGAATCACCTCAAGATGAGAAGCTCCTACTGGGTCCTTGGGCAGAAAGCAATCACTTACAGAAAGAACCCTCAGGTGTGGTCTTAGCACTTTCTGGGGAATGCCCTGCCACCGCTGCCTCGGAACAGTATACGGATCGGCTGGAACTCCAGGCGGGGACTGCTGGCCAGTTTGCTGCAGTGACACCCACGAGTCCCATGGAAGCGCAAGCAGAAGGACCCCTCACAGCG ATAACAATTCCTAGACCCTCTGTGGCATCCACACAGTCAACTTCAGGAAGCTTTCACTATGGTCAACAGCAAGAGAAGAAGGACCTTCAGCCTGTGGAACCCACTGTGGAACTTTATTCTCCAAAGGAGAACTTCTCTGGCCTGGTTGCAACAGAAGGTGAACCTCCTAGTGGAGGAAGCAGAACAGACTTGGGGCTGCAGATAGATCATACTGGTCATGACTTGTTAGCCAATATTAGAGAGTGTAACAAATCTCAAGATCTAGGACCAAATGACCATCCTGACCATAACAGACTGGCTTTGAGAGAACTTGAGAGTCTCCCTAGGGAAACTGAAGAGAAAAGCAATCTTCTAAGGTCAGATAATGAAGATGAGAAGTTAAGTAAAGGGCAGCATTATATTGAGATCGCCTCCCTTCCAGGAGACTTGGTAACTGTGGAAAGAGATCACTCAGCTACCACTGAACCTCTTGATGTGGCAAAGACACACACTTTTAGTGTAGTGCCAAATCAAGACAAAAATCATGAGATAATGAAGCTTCTGGAGGTTGAAACTTCAGAAGTTTCTTCACAAGTCATTGACCCACATGTTGAAGGACAGATAGGTCAGGTGGCAGCAATGCAAAAAGGTAAGCCATCTAAGGATGATGATGTCAGGAGTGCAGACTTGCCAGGTCAGCAGGGAGACCTGTCTACATTTTTGCACCAAGAgggtaagagagagaaaatggcccCTAGAAATGGGGAATTGTTTCATTGTGTTTCCGAGAGCGAACATTGTCCCCCATCCCGGAAGGATGTGATCAGGTCATCCTTTGTAACTAGACACAGCCGAATCCCTGTTTTAGCCCAAGAGATAGACTCAACTTTTGAATCATCCTCTGCAGTCTCCGCAAAAGAAAAGCTCCTCCAAAAGAAAGCTTATCAGCCAGACCTCGTCAGGCTTCTGGTGGAAAAAAGGCAACTCAAGTCTTTCCTTGGGGATCTCTCAAGTGCCTCTGATAAATTGCTGGAGGAGAGACTAGCCACTGTTCCCACCCCCTTTTCTGAGGAGGAGGTCTTTGCTCCCTTTTCAAGACTGGCTATAGACTCGCACCTGAGCAGATCAGCCGAAGACAGCTTTCTGTCACCCATCATCTGCCAGTCCAGAAAGAGCAAAATCCCAAGGCCAGTTTCATGGGTCAACACAGATCAAGTCAGTAGTGCAACTTCAGCTCAGTTCTTGCCTCGGCCACCACCAGGAAAACCTCCCACGAGGCCTGGAGTTGAAGCCAG GCTCCGCAGATATAAAGTCCTAGGGAGTAGCAATTCTGACTCAGACCTGTTCTCCCGCCTGGCCCAAATTCTTCAAAATGGATCTCAGAAGCCCCGGGGCACTCCTCAGTGCAAGAGTCCAGGATCACCCCACAATCCAAAAACACCACCCAAGAGTCCAGTTGTCCCCCGCAGAAGTCCCAGTGCCTCTCCTCGAAGCTCTTCCTTGCCTCGCACGTCCAGCTCCTCACCATCCAGGGCTGCACGGCCCCACCATGACCAGAGGAGTTCGTCCCCGCATCTGGGGAGAAGCAAGTCCCCTCCCAGCCACTCAggatcttcctcctccaggaggtcCTGCCAGCAGGAGCACTGCAAACCCAGCAAGAATGGCCTGAAAGGATCCAGCAGCCTCCACCACCACTCGGCCAGCACTAAAGCCCCCCCCGGGAAGAGTAAGTCAGCCACTAAACTCAGCAGGTAG